GTGCGCCCGACGGTTTTGCTGTTGATCGTGCGCTACAACATTGCACTGATCTTCTGGACCGTCACGGAGGCCATCCTGCTGCTGGCGGATTCACTGTTCAGGTCACAGCTGTCAGTGCTCTGCACCAGGCTCTCAATGCTTTAGCTGCGCAATGGCTGCAGAGCAGGGGTGAGGATCTACTTGTGGAACCAGAAGCGCTGCTCGAGCTCGATCAAATTGACCACGCCTTCTGGCAAGCCTTGCAAACCCTAGAGCCGTTCGGGGCTGGTCATCCAAAACCCCTGTTCTGGTCGCGAGGCTGCCGAGTGACTGACCAACAGTCCCTACGCGGTGGTCACTTACGACTCACACTTGCACAGAACGGAGTAGAACGACAGGCCATCGTTTGGCGCTGGCCTGACAATGCTGTACTCAGCCAGACGATCGATGCGACTTACACAGTCACGCAGAATCACTGGCGTGGTGAGACCCGTTTTCAACTCGAAGTTCAGGCACTTCGTCATCACCATGAAGCGATGGAACTCCAGCGTTCACGCGGCTGTTACCGAGTCGAACGCATCGATAGCGAAAGCCTGAAGCTGATCAATCCAGACGGAGAGTCTCTGGTGAGCCGTGTCAATCGCGAGGGTGAGTTCGAAAGCGACGACAGTCGCGCATCACACCCTTACGTTGCAGCTCTACTCCAGGAGGCTTGTATCGGCCTCGGTTTACGCCCATGAGTCCGGATAGCCGTCATGAACCAGTCCTGATTCCTGGAACGCTGCCGTCCCAGAGTCCACTGAAAGGCGTTGTTCGCCATTTCATCGGTCTGGTTCTCGTCGGAGTCTTGATTGGGCTGGCATGTCTGCCTTTGAACCTTGTCGATGGCGTGCAGGAGCATCTCTATGCCCTGATGCCGACCTCCGCTACCGAAGGTTGGAGTTGGAGAGGACTGGTTGTCGCCTTCATGCCACTCGTGGTGATGCCGATTCTGCTGCTGCTTCAACGTGGTCCTTGGCAAGCCGGAGCCGGTTCCGGCATTCCATCCACAATGAATGGGCTCGAAGACCCATCCCAACTGCCGAAGGCGATGGCAGCATCAGGGACAGTGCAGCGAGGCGTGCTGTGGTCGATTGCCACCGTCGCCATGTTTCCGCTCGGAAGGGAAGGACCTGTTGTTCAGTTCGGAGCAGCAGTTGCGAGGACCTGCCATCGACGTTTCAGCGACTGGTTGCCATCTTTGAGTGAACGCCAAATTGTGGCCATAGGTGGAGGTGCAGGTCTTGCTGGTGGTTTCAACACCCCTCTGCTTGGCGCTGTGTTCATGCTCGAAGAACTCACCGCCGACTATTCGGTCGTGACAATTTGGCCAGCGCTGGTGATCAGTGTGGCAGCAGCAGGTTTCTCCAATATTGGAGGTGAGCCGATGTTTGGACTCGGTGTGCTCAACATCGCATTGCCGGAAGTCGAGCAACTGATGTTGGCTTTTCCGATCGGAATCGTTTGTGGATTAGTCGGTGGAATGTTCAATAAGGGACTGGTCTGGCTCACCAGGCGTCTGGCCCCTGTGATTCAAAAGAAACCACTAAAAACAGGGGTTTACCTCGGTGCTGGATTGACTCTGCTTGCCCTCATGAGCTGGGGAACTTCCACCTCGGATGGCGAAGCACTCGTGCGTCAGCTCATCGAGCATGGGATGCCCAATGCTCTTGGCAATCAACAGGATTTCATCACTGGCTTGACCAGTGTCTGGATCACGTTAGTCAGAGTGATTGGACCGATGCTCGCATTGAGTCCTGGTGTGCCTGGCGGTCTAATCGATCCAGCTCTGACTTTCGGTGCCGTTCTCGGCTACACAATCTGCGCTGTGGCGGGGATTAGTTCCCAAGTCGGTATCGGTCTCGGCCTGGCTGCAGGCCTGTCAGGCGCTACCCAACTACCGCTTGTATCGATCGTGTTCTCCTGGAGACTCGTCGGCGATCAACAATTGTTTGCGGGAGTCGTTCTCGCCTCAGTGATTGCTGCCTACACCGGGCGCCTGGTCTGCAGGGATCCGGTGTACCACGGCCTCAGCAAACTTCAGAGTGCACCGCGGCGATAGAACAGGATAAAGATGACCGCTGGCCCTGCCAGGGTAATCAGGGCCAGTGCCCCGAAATTGGCGATCAGGTGGAAATCGAATCCCATGAAACGGAAGCAGATGAGTGGCATTTTGCCTGACTCAGGCTACGAGGCATTCCCCCTCCCCGTACAGCACCTACTCAACCTCTGTGACGGCTTGTCACAGCCTCATCTCCGTGATCAAGGTTTTGGGGTGGTCTTGTGACTCGCGCTCGACAGCAATGGTCATGCATGGATCAGTGCGGTGCCTGTTGCCGGTTAGCACCTGATGAACGCCCGGAAGCAGTTGCAGCTCTCACTCCCCTTCAGCAGCAGAAATATCTGTCAATGGTGGGTGAAGATGGATGGTGCATACATTTCGACAGTGGAGCAAGGCGTTGTCGGATCTATGAATCGCGTCCGGATTTCTGCCGGGTGAGCAGCCTCTGCAGCTTGTTCGGCATTCAACCTGATCAGGCGGACCCTTTTGCGATCACCTGTTGTCGACAACAGATCCGTTCAGTGCATGGCGGTCGCAGCAGAGAACTGCGTAAGTTCGAACGTCTCATCCGTTCAACGGAACCTCGGTGATGACTG
Above is a window of Synechococcus sp. BIOS-U3-1 DNA encoding:
- a CDS encoding chloride channel protein, producing the protein MSPDSRHEPVLIPGTLPSQSPLKGVVRHFIGLVLVGVLIGLACLPLNLVDGVQEHLYALMPTSATEGWSWRGLVVAFMPLVVMPILLLLQRGPWQAGAGSGIPSTMNGLEDPSQLPKAMAASGTVQRGVLWSIATVAMFPLGREGPVVQFGAAVARTCHRRFSDWLPSLSERQIVAIGGGAGLAGGFNTPLLGAVFMLEELTADYSVVTIWPALVISVAAAGFSNIGGEPMFGLGVLNIALPEVEQLMLAFPIGIVCGLVGGMFNKGLVWLTRRLAPVIQKKPLKTGVYLGAGLTLLALMSWGTSTSDGEALVRQLIEHGMPNALGNQQDFITGLTSVWITLVRVIGPMLALSPGVPGGLIDPALTFGAVLGYTICAVAGISSQVGIGLGLAAGLSGATQLPLVSIVFSWRLVGDQQLFAGVVLASVIAAYTGRLVCRDPVYHGLSKLQSAPRR
- a CDS encoding YkgJ family cysteine cluster protein — encoded protein: MTRARQQWSCMDQCGACCRLAPDERPEAVAALTPLQQQKYLSMVGEDGWCIHFDSGARRCRIYESRPDFCRVSSLCSLFGIQPDQADPFAITCCRQQIRSVHGGRSRELRKFERLIRSTEPR
- the psb30 gene encoding photosystem II reaction center protein Ycf12/Psb30, producing the protein MGFDFHLIANFGALALITLAGPAVIFILFYRRGAL